One window of the Sphaerochaeta associata genome contains the following:
- the ilvN gene encoding acetolactate synthase small subunit, with protein sequence MNSTENRYTLAILVNNHPGVLMRVVSLFSRRGYNIDSLSVGETENEAVSRITIVVSGDRPVVEQIKKQVGKLIDVKRVYEMTQTRSLQRELVMVKVSTKSESRSQVVELAQIFKAKIIDVTASTVSLEMTGSLDKIQSFLDLMMPYGIVEMARTGITALERGSRALSSISYSEDDV encoded by the coding sequence ATGAATAGTACAGAAAACCGCTACACACTGGCCATCCTGGTCAACAACCACCCCGGTGTCTTGATGCGTGTCGTCTCCCTGTTCTCCCGAAGAGGCTACAACATCGACAGCTTGTCGGTCGGAGAAACGGAGAACGAGGCGGTCAGCCGCATCACCATCGTAGTCAGCGGCGACCGTCCTGTTGTCGAGCAGATCAAGAAGCAGGTGGGCAAGCTCATCGATGTCAAGCGCGTGTATGAGATGACCCAGACGCGGAGCCTGCAGCGCGAGCTGGTCATGGTCAAGGTCTCCACCAAAAGTGAAAGCCGCTCGCAGGTGGTGGAGCTTGCCCAGATCTTCAAGGCAAAGATCATCGATGTCACCGCTTCCACGGTGTCCCTTGAGATGACCGGCAGCTTGGACAAGATTCAATCCTTCCTCGATCTTATGATGCCGTACGGTATTGTTGAGATGGCCAGGACGGGTATCACGGCCCTCGAACGCGGCTCGCGGGCTCTCAGCTCGATCAGCTACAGCGAGGATGATGTCTAA
- a CDS encoding sensor histidine kinase, which yields MDSKPNFWRKRTLFGRLLIYFLIVLIVPLGLFSAYYALIGGRNQERYLTEQTMNLVAVDADKVSSVLEDYRHKAYQLSTNPLIVHIMEEDRLEANSTISRDLYQLLFSVMRGDTYLASANIVSNTGRVRISTHTFPDVYDLRYHGNDWDMNSIISQNANISPTASIISIRGHRMADNGRQVVASILRRIYDSEGTNLGYLVIDIYAEALSNLVNTERLLGDVLLIDNRDFYATSLVHTERFGTFDKFPSLSQLKGDYSRRTMHTGTSIVSITPIHGTTLHLAGSVSAAPFQESLDRLLYAFGLTMAVGTLLAMGLSFLFSRSIARPIRNLAYRMGEVEQGNLQTKAVKSRIWEFAQLEHSFNIMVQQIAGLLELTREEQEKLSEAERKALESQMNPHFLFNTLNTIKALARMHGEEDIYTITVKLGKLLRSTIDNHESECTLEQSMALIDSYLTIQRLRFGSKLKVQTYLDPGCASVKTPKLIIQPLVENAIIHGLEPKVGEWKLSVRVVKLSGRIFITIEDNGIGFPPGTLPDNLDELANSTHVGVYNVYRRLFLTYGKQMTFSLTSKVGEGTTVNISFPDETKERK from the coding sequence ATGGACAGCAAACCCAACTTCTGGAGAAAGCGAACGCTCTTCGGAAGACTACTCATCTACTTTCTGATCGTCCTCATCGTACCGCTCGGCCTCTTTTCCGCCTATTATGCACTAATCGGTGGAAGAAACCAAGAGAGGTACCTCACCGAGCAGACTATGAATCTGGTCGCCGTAGACGCTGACAAAGTATCCTCTGTTTTAGAGGACTACCGGCATAAGGCCTACCAGCTCTCAACCAATCCTCTGATCGTTCACATTATGGAAGAGGACAGGCTGGAGGCTAACTCCACCATCAGCCGGGACCTCTACCAGCTGTTGTTCAGCGTGATGCGCGGGGACACCTATCTTGCAAGTGCAAACATCGTCAGCAATACCGGAAGGGTGCGCATCAGCACCCACACCTTCCCCGATGTCTATGACTTGCGCTATCACGGCAACGACTGGGACATGAACTCGATCATCAGCCAGAATGCGAACATCTCCCCGACGGCCAGCATCATCAGCATCCGGGGCCATCGGATGGCCGACAATGGAAGACAGGTGGTTGCTTCTATCCTCAGACGCATTTATGACAGCGAGGGTACGAACCTGGGATACCTGGTCATCGACATCTATGCCGAAGCCCTCAGCAACCTGGTAAATACCGAACGATTGCTCGGCGATGTACTGCTGATCGACAATCGTGACTTCTATGCTACCAGCCTGGTGCACACCGAACGCTTCGGAACCTTTGACAAATTTCCTTCGCTTTCACAGCTCAAAGGCGACTACTCACGCAGGACCATGCATACAGGAACTTCGATTGTCTCCATCACGCCGATACACGGCACGACGTTGCATCTGGCGGGAAGCGTCAGTGCAGCACCCTTCCAGGAGAGCCTGGACCGACTGCTTTATGCATTCGGCCTTACCATGGCGGTAGGAACCCTTCTGGCAATGGGCTTGTCCTTCCTGTTCTCCCGTTCCATCGCCAGGCCGATCCGCAACCTTGCCTATCGCATGGGAGAGGTTGAACAGGGCAATCTGCAGACCAAGGCGGTAAAGAGCCGAATCTGGGAGTTCGCCCAGCTCGAACACTCATTCAACATCATGGTACAACAAATTGCAGGGCTGCTCGAGCTCACCCGTGAGGAGCAGGAGAAACTCAGCGAGGCCGAACGGAAGGCCCTTGAGAGCCAGATGAACCCGCACTTCCTCTTCAATACACTGAACACCATCAAGGCTCTTGCACGAATGCATGGAGAAGAGGACATCTATACCATTACGGTGAAGCTCGGGAAACTGCTGCGATCGACAATCGACAACCATGAAAGCGAGTGCACCCTCGAACAGAGCATGGCCCTGATCGACTCCTATCTGACCATCCAACGGCTGCGCTTCGGCTCCAAGCTGAAAGTGCAGACCTACCTCGATCCCGGCTGCGCTTCCGTCAAGACACCCAAGCTGATCATCCAGCCGCTGGTGGAGAATGCCATCATCCACGGCCTTGAACCGAAAGTCGGAGAGTGGAAGCTATCGGTCAGGGTCGTTAAGCTCTCAGGCCGGATTTTCATCACCATTGAGGACAACGGGATAGGATTTCCACCAGGAACGCTGCCGGACAACCTCGATGAACTTGCCAACTCGACACACGTTGGTGTATACAATGTATATAGAAGATTGTTCCTTACCTATGGTAAGCAGATGACTTTTTCCTTGACCAGCAAGGTCGGGGAAGGTACGACGGTGAACATATCATTCCCGGACGAAACAAAAGAGAGGAAATAG
- a CDS encoding 2-isopropylmalate synthase yields MEKDRIYIFDTTLRDGEQAPGYSMNLDEKIRMALQLEALGVDILEAGFAIASPGDFASVQAISRELKHTVVASLSRALEKDIDAAWEAVKLAKRPRIHTFLATSDLHLQYKLKMSREDALAKAKAMVSYARNLNDDVEFSLEDATRTDLDYLCKVVEEVIKAGAKVVNLPDTVGYATPDDMTRMVGTVMNRVPNIDKAIIAVHCHNDLGLAVANSLAGLKAGARQAECTVCGIGERAGNAALEELIMGIRTRSDEYPFSYNVKTEEIIRSSRLLTQITGVKPNPSKAIVGANAFAHESGIHQHGMMANSLTYEIMTPESVGVMNTSLVLGKHSGQHAFEKRLADLGYTLGKEEAKNLFAEFKNLADRKKTITDRDLIALVENASQSSPVIWELESFVVNSGNMMTSTACVTLRKGEKKFQEVACGTGPVYASLRAVEKIIRHPFSLEDYSLQAVTEHRDALGEVFVKISDGHGIYRGRGVSTDVIEASILSCLAAVNRMLDETVAGQTGSLKPTTPPNFDNDMLSTHSDKKKERGDA; encoded by the coding sequence ATGGAAAAAGACAGAATCTACATCTTCGATACCACACTCAGAGACGGCGAACAGGCTCCTGGCTACAGCATGAACCTTGATGAGAAAATTCGCATGGCACTCCAGCTTGAGGCTCTAGGTGTGGATATCCTGGAAGCAGGATTTGCCATAGCGTCCCCCGGCGACTTTGCCAGCGTACAGGCGATCAGCAGGGAGCTGAAACACACCGTGGTCGCCTCTCTTTCCCGCGCTTTGGAGAAGGATATCGATGCCGCCTGGGAAGCTGTCAAGCTCGCCAAACGGCCCAGGATCCATACCTTTTTGGCCACCAGCGACCTGCATCTGCAGTATAAGCTGAAGATGAGCCGAGAGGACGCCCTTGCAAAAGCCAAGGCCATGGTATCGTATGCACGCAACCTTAATGACGACGTGGAGTTCTCCCTTGAGGACGCCACCCGCACCGACCTCGACTATCTGTGCAAGGTGGTGGAGGAGGTGATCAAGGCCGGAGCGAAGGTGGTCAACCTGCCCGATACGGTCGGCTATGCCACCCCCGATGACATGACCAGAATGGTCGGGACGGTGATGAACAGGGTGCCGAACATCGACAAGGCGATCATCGCCGTGCACTGCCACAACGATCTTGGTCTGGCGGTCGCCAACAGTCTCGCCGGGCTGAAAGCCGGAGCAAGGCAGGCCGAGTGCACCGTATGCGGAATCGGCGAACGGGCCGGCAATGCCGCGCTCGAAGAGTTGATCATGGGCATCCGCACACGAAGCGACGAGTATCCCTTCTCTTACAATGTGAAGACAGAAGAGATCATCCGCTCATCGCGCCTGTTGACCCAGATCACCGGTGTCAAACCGAATCCCTCGAAAGCCATCGTCGGTGCGAATGCCTTCGCCCATGAGAGCGGCATCCACCAGCACGGCATGATGGCCAACAGCCTCACCTATGAGATCATGACTCCTGAAAGCGTGGGAGTGATGAACACCAGCCTGGTGCTCGGCAAGCACAGCGGCCAGCACGCTTTTGAGAAGCGTCTTGCCGATCTGGGCTATACCCTCGGCAAGGAAGAGGCGAAAAATCTCTTTGCCGAATTCAAGAACCTCGCCGACCGCAAGAAGACCATCACCGACCGCGACCTCATCGCCTTGGTGGAGAATGCAAGCCAGAGCTCACCGGTCATCTGGGAGCTGGAGAGTTTTGTGGTCAACAGCGGCAATATGATGACCAGCACCGCCTGTGTCACGCTTCGAAAGGGTGAGAAGAAATTCCAGGAAGTGGCATGCGGCACCGGACCGGTGTATGCATCACTGAGGGCGGTGGAGAAAATCATCCGCCATCCTTTCAGCCTTGAGGATTACAGCCTGCAGGCTGTAACCGAACATCGCGATGCATTGGGCGAGGTCTTTGTGAAAATCAGCGACGGCCATGGCATCTATCGGGGAAGGGGGGTGAGCACCGACGTCATTGAAGCATCCATTCTGTCCTGCCTTGCAGCGGTGAACCGCATGCTGGATGAGACTGTTGCTGGACAGACGGGGAGCCTCAAGCCGACCACTCCTCCGAATTTCGACAACGACATGCTCAGCACTCACTCCGACAAGAAAAAGGAGAGAGGCGATGCGTAA
- the cimA gene encoding citramalate synthase: MRKIALFDSTLRDGSQAEGISFSVEDKLKIVQALDTLGVSFIEAGNPGSNPKDLEFFFRSKDLSLQHAKLVAFGSTRRRNTKAEDDPNLKSLVHAGTSCVAIFGKSWDFHVTDIIRTTLEENLAMIEDSIRFITESGSEVFFDAEHYFDGYVANKEYALASLRAALAGGATTLVLCETRGGMIPSEVKRITQETIALFPNVDFGIHTHDDAGCAVASSIAAVEAGVVQVQGTLLGFGERCGNANLASIAGILGTKLGCDCLCGESLERLTGICRRVAEVANVRISGNAPFIGKSAFAHKGGMHIDGVQKNPHSFEHIDPMVVGNERRLLMSEVAGRALMLKRIARIAPNLDKDDPVTVSLMDELKRLEAEGYQFEGAESSFDLVIRRHLKMYRPYFTLVHYQTIGSSPYADPQSGATHAAVVKVKVKGESAITAAEGEGPVNALDRALRKVLEQFYPTLTSVHLTDYKVRVLDSAGATASKVRVLIESTDGKESWSTIGVSKDIIEASWFALSDSIEYKLIADGVEPSGE, from the coding sequence ATGCGTAAGATAGCACTGTTTGACTCCACCCTGCGCGATGGCAGCCAGGCCGAGGGCATCAGCTTCTCCGTCGAGGATAAGCTCAAGATCGTCCAGGCCCTGGATACGCTGGGGGTCAGTTTCATCGAGGCTGGGAATCCCGGCTCGAATCCAAAGGATCTGGAATTTTTCTTCCGCTCCAAGGATTTGTCCTTGCAGCACGCCAAACTGGTTGCCTTCGGTTCTACCCGCCGAAGAAATACCAAAGCCGAGGACGATCCGAACCTGAAGAGCCTGGTTCATGCAGGCACCTCCTGTGTCGCCATCTTCGGCAAGAGCTGGGACTTCCATGTGACGGACATCATCCGCACCACACTCGAGGAGAACCTTGCGATGATCGAGGATTCAATCCGCTTCATCACCGAGAGCGGGTCCGAGGTTTTCTTCGATGCGGAGCATTACTTTGACGGCTATGTCGCTAACAAGGAGTATGCCCTCGCTTCCCTGAGGGCGGCCCTTGCAGGAGGAGCCACCACCTTGGTGTTGTGCGAGACCCGGGGGGGCATGATCCCCTCCGAAGTGAAGCGAATCACCCAGGAAACCATTGCCCTGTTCCCGAATGTCGATTTCGGCATCCACACCCACGATGATGCAGGCTGTGCTGTTGCATCGTCCATCGCCGCAGTAGAGGCGGGCGTGGTGCAGGTTCAGGGAACACTGCTGGGTTTCGGCGAGCGCTGCGGCAATGCAAACCTCGCCTCCATTGCCGGCATCCTGGGAACCAAGCTTGGCTGCGACTGTCTCTGCGGTGAAAGCCTTGAGCGGCTTACCGGCATCTGCCGCCGGGTTGCCGAGGTCGCCAATGTGCGAATTTCCGGCAATGCCCCGTTCATCGGCAAGAGCGCCTTCGCTCACAAGGGCGGCATGCATATCGACGGGGTGCAGAAGAATCCGCACTCCTTCGAGCATATCGATCCGATGGTCGTCGGCAATGAACGCAGGCTCTTGATGAGCGAGGTGGCGGGCCGTGCCCTGATGCTCAAGCGTATTGCAAGAATTGCCCCGAACCTGGACAAGGACGATCCGGTGACCGTCAGCCTGATGGATGAGCTGAAGCGTCTTGAAGCCGAGGGGTATCAGTTCGAGGGGGCGGAGAGCTCTTTTGACTTGGTGATCAGGCGGCATTTGAAGATGTATCGCCCCTATTTTACACTGGTGCACTACCAGACCATCGGCAGCAGCCCTTACGCCGACCCACAGAGCGGTGCAACCCACGCTGCGGTGGTGAAGGTAAAAGTCAAAGGGGAGAGTGCCATTACCGCCGCCGAGGGCGAAGGCCCTGTCAACGCACTCGACCGTGCCCTGCGCAAGGTGCTGGAGCAGTTCTATCCGACCCTTACGAGCGTACATCTGACCGACTACAAGGTGCGGGTGCTCGACTCAGCCGGGGCTACGGCTTCCAAGGTCAGGGTTCTCATAGAATCGACTGATGGAAAGGAGAGCTGGTCCACCATCGGGGTGAGCAAGGACATCATCGAGGCAAGCTGGTTTGCCCTCAGTGATAGTATAGAATACAAATTAATCGCAGACGGCGTTGAGCCGTCGGGCGAATGA
- the leuD gene encoding 3-isopropylmalate dehydratase small subunit gives MQVQGTVFRYGDNVDTDVIIPARYLNTSNHKELAQHCMEDLDQNFIKQVKKGDIMVADRNFGCGSSREHAPIAIKESGISCVIARTFARIFYRNAINIGLPILECPEACDAIKAGDVVSVDFSTGTITNVTTGSVFHSEPFPPFMQDLIANGGLAGYIANRGKRA, from the coding sequence ATGCAGGTACAAGGAACTGTTTTCAGATACGGGGACAATGTCGACACCGATGTCATCATCCCCGCCAGATATCTCAATACTTCGAATCACAAGGAACTTGCCCAGCACTGCATGGAGGATCTCGACCAGAACTTCATCAAGCAGGTGAAGAAGGGCGACATCATGGTGGCCGACAGGAACTTCGGGTGCGGCTCCAGCCGCGAGCACGCCCCGATCGCCATCAAGGAGAGCGGCATCAGCTGCGTCATCGCCCGCACCTTCGCCCGAATTTTCTACCGCAACGCGATCAACATCGGTCTTCCCATCCTGGAGTGTCCCGAAGCGTGCGACGCCATCAAGGCCGGCGATGTGGTTTCGGTGGATTTTTCTACAGGAACGATTACCAATGTGACCACCGGTTCGGTGTTCCATAGTGAGCCTTTCCCTCCGTTCATGCAGGACCTCATTGCAAACGGCGGTCTGGCCGGTTACATCGCCAACAGGGGGAAGCGGGCATGA
- a CDS encoding response regulator transcription factor, producing MSYSVVFVEDEQIVREEIVSSIRWELLGLKLAGTAADGLEGEQLIKRVEPDIVITDIRLPAQDGLTMLSHCPVNHAIILTGHTDFNYMKQAIRLGVFDYLLKPIDDEELEETLANLVKKIQEEDKDFEQLKKGTSTAAELIALPRNVNNHVIDATIAFIADNYANPVGLQEAASYLELSESHLSRLFKEVTGLNFLQYLNAWRVNKSVELMKDPKKNIGEIATSCGFPTPGYFAKIFKRFTTKTPTQFRDELGSL from the coding sequence ATGAGCTATAGTGTGGTATTTGTAGAAGACGAACAAATCGTCCGTGAGGAAATAGTCTCTTCGATCCGCTGGGAACTGTTGGGATTGAAATTGGCAGGAACCGCCGCCGACGGCCTGGAGGGGGAGCAACTGATCAAACGTGTCGAGCCGGACATCGTCATAACCGACATCCGCCTTCCCGCCCAGGACGGGCTTACCATGCTCAGCCACTGTCCGGTCAACCATGCCATCATCCTGACCGGCCATACCGATTTCAACTACATGAAACAAGCCATCCGACTGGGTGTGTTCGACTACCTGCTCAAGCCCATCGACGACGAGGAGCTGGAAGAAACGCTGGCCAACCTGGTCAAGAAAATCCAGGAAGAGGACAAGGATTTCGAGCAATTGAAAAAAGGAACGAGTACCGCCGCCGAGTTGATCGCCCTTCCGCGCAACGTGAACAACCATGTCATCGATGCCACAATCGCCTTCATCGCCGACAACTATGCAAACCCGGTCGGCCTGCAGGAGGCTGCCTCCTACCTTGAACTCTCCGAGAGTCATCTTTCGCGGCTGTTCAAGGAAGTGACAGGACTTAACTTCCTCCAATACCTGAACGCGTGGCGGGTGAATAAATCGGTGGAGCTCATGAAGGATCCGAAGAAGAACATCGGTGAGATCGCAACCAGTTGCGGCTTCCCCACCCCCGGCTACTTCGCCAAGATCTTCAAGCGTTTCACCACCAAGACCCCTACGCAGTTCCGCGACGAGCTGGGCAGTCTATAA
- the ilvC gene encoding ketol-acid reductoisomerase, which translates to MSTMYYDSQADLQKLDGKKVAIIGYGSQGHAHALNLHESGVDVVVGLYKGSKSWAIAEEAGLQVATVEEASAMAQVIMLLLPDEKQAKIYRDSVEANLSAGKYLAFAHGFNIHFGQIKPPADVNVIMIAPKGPGHTVRTQFQEGKGVPSLIAIHQDPSGDSRDIALAYAKGLGAGRAGIFETSFKEETETDLFGEQAVLCGGVTALIKAGFDTLVEAGYQPEMAYFECCHEMKLIVDLINQGGLSYMRYSISDTAEYGDYITGSKIITDDTKKAMKGVLTDIQEGTFARNWLLENQVNRPYFNAKKRIESESLLEKTGQKLRSLMSWLKK; encoded by the coding sequence ATGAGCACAATGTATTATGATTCACAGGCAGATCTCCAAAAGCTTGATGGAAAGAAGGTTGCCATCATCGGATACGGCAGCCAAGGGCATGCACACGCATTGAACCTGCATGAGAGCGGGGTTGATGTGGTCGTCGGTTTGTACAAGGGTTCCAAGAGTTGGGCGATTGCAGAGGAAGCCGGACTTCAGGTCGCGACCGTCGAGGAGGCCAGTGCCATGGCACAGGTCATCATGCTGCTGCTCCCCGATGAGAAGCAGGCAAAGATCTACCGCGACAGCGTGGAAGCCAATCTGAGTGCAGGCAAGTATCTTGCCTTCGCCCACGGCTTCAACATCCATTTCGGGCAGATCAAGCCCCCTGCCGATGTGAACGTAATCATGATCGCTCCCAAGGGCCCGGGTCATACGGTCCGCACCCAGTTCCAGGAAGGCAAGGGGGTTCCCTCCCTGATCGCCATCCATCAGGATCCCAGCGGCGACTCACGCGACATCGCCCTCGCCTATGCAAAAGGTCTGGGTGCCGGACGTGCAGGCATTTTTGAAACCTCTTTCAAGGAAGAGACCGAGACCGACCTCTTTGGCGAACAGGCTGTGCTCTGCGGTGGTGTCACCGCCCTGATCAAGGCTGGATTCGACACCCTTGTCGAGGCAGGCTACCAACCCGAGATGGCCTACTTCGAGTGCTGTCACGAGATGAAGCTTATCGTCGACCTCATCAACCAGGGCGGTCTGTCCTACATGCGTTACTCCATCAGCGATACCGCTGAGTACGGCGATTACATCACCGGCAGCAAGATCATCACCGACGACACAAAGAAGGCGATGAAGGGAGTACTCACCGATATCCAGGAAGGTACATTCGCCCGCAACTGGCTCTTGGAGAACCAGGTCAACAGACCCTACTTCAATGCAAAGAAGCGCATTGAGAGCGAAAGCCTGTTGGAGAAGACCGGACAGAAGCTCCGCTCTTTGATGAGCTGGTTGAAGAAATAA
- the leuB gene encoding 3-isopropylmalate dehydrogenase, with translation MKKHIAVVSGDGIGPDIVREALKVLFAVGAKFGHTFTTSSYLAGGAALDAVGIPLPEETLDGCRNSDSVLLGAVGGPKWDTLASNLRPEKALLGLRGGLGLFCNLRPAILYKQLSDACPLKAEIIGEGLDLMVVRELTGGIYFGERGRTDDAAFDTMAYTVGEIERIVRKAFEIAQKRSKRLCSVDKANILNTSQLWREVVKRVQGDYPDVEVSHLYVDNAAMQLVRNPRQFDVIVTENMFGDILSDEASQITGSIGMLPSASLREDSYGMYEPIHGSAPDIAGKDLANPIATILSVAMMLRYSFGLQAEADCIESAVSKVLDNGYRTADIHTPGMKKIGTNDMGSLIAQSL, from the coding sequence ATGAAAAAGCATATAGCGGTGGTAAGCGGTGACGGAATCGGGCCGGATATCGTCCGGGAGGCCTTGAAGGTCCTCTTTGCCGTAGGAGCCAAATTCGGCCATACCTTCACCACGTCCTCCTATCTTGCAGGTGGAGCCGCACTCGATGCAGTGGGCATTCCTCTGCCCGAGGAGACGTTGGATGGGTGCAGAAACAGTGACAGCGTACTGCTTGGTGCCGTAGGCGGGCCGAAGTGGGACACTCTTGCAAGCAACCTCAGACCGGAGAAGGCGCTGCTGGGGCTGCGCGGCGGCTTGGGGTTGTTCTGCAACCTGCGTCCTGCAATCCTGTACAAGCAACTGAGTGATGCATGCCCTCTGAAAGCTGAGATCATCGGCGAGGGACTGGATTTGATGGTGGTGCGCGAACTTACCGGAGGCATCTACTTCGGTGAACGCGGCCGAACCGATGACGCCGCCTTCGACACCATGGCCTATACGGTCGGTGAAATCGAACGCATCGTGCGCAAGGCTTTCGAGATAGCACAGAAGCGTTCCAAGCGCCTTTGCAGTGTGGACAAGGCAAACATCCTCAATACCAGCCAGCTGTGGCGCGAGGTTGTGAAGCGGGTCCAGGGTGACTATCCCGATGTCGAGGTGAGCCACCTCTATGTGGACAACGCTGCAATGCAGCTTGTGCGCAATCCCAGGCAGTTCGATGTGATCGTGACCGAGAACATGTTCGGTGACATTCTCAGCGATGAGGCGAGCCAGATCACCGGCTCGATCGGTATGCTTCCCTCGGCCTCCTTGAGAGAGGACAGCTATGGCATGTATGAGCCGATTCACGGCAGTGCACCCGATATCGCAGGAAAGGACCTTGCCAACCCCATTGCCACCATTTTGTCGGTGGCGATGATGCTTCGGTACAGTTTCGGCCTGCAAGCCGAGGCTGATTGCATCGAGAGTGCTGTCTCAAAGGTGCTGGATAACGGCTATCGTACCGCCGACATCCATACACCGGGTATGAAGAAAATTGGTACGAACGATATGGGTTCGTTGATCGCCCAGTCCCTGTAA
- the leuC gene encoding 3-isopropylmalate dehydratase large subunit, which yields MGMTMTQKILAHHANLESVRAGQLIMANLDMVLGNDITAPVAINEFPKFGKQTVFDKDKVALVPDHFSPNKDIKAAEQCKCLRTFANDHEITNYFDVGQMGIEHALLPEKGLVGAGDLVIGADSHTCTYGALGAFSTGVGSTDMACGMATGQAWFKVPSALKFNLSGKFSPYVSGKDLILHIIGMIGVDGALYQSMEFTGEGVANLTIDDRFTVANMAIEAGAKNGIFPVDEVTLAYLKEHCPKDPVIYEADADAPYEAVYDIDLSTIKSTVSFPHLPSNTRTIDEVGEVRIDQVVIGSCTNGHISDLRQAAEILKGKKIAKHVRALIFPATQKIWKQAMHEGLFDIFVDSGCAVSTPTCGPCLGGHMGILAAGERAVSTTNRNFVGRMGHVKSEVYLASPAVAAASAIAGYIADPNKVMEA from the coding sequence ATGGGTATGACAATGACGCAGAAGATCCTGGCCCACCATGCCAATCTGGAGTCTGTACGTGCAGGCCAGTTGATCATGGCGAACCTGGACATGGTGCTTGGCAACGATATTACGGCTCCGGTGGCCATCAATGAGTTCCCGAAGTTCGGCAAGCAGACCGTATTCGACAAGGATAAGGTGGCTTTGGTTCCAGACCATTTCTCCCCGAACAAGGACATCAAGGCAGCCGAGCAGTGCAAATGCCTGCGCACTTTTGCCAACGACCATGAGATCACCAACTACTTCGACGTCGGGCAGATGGGCATCGAGCATGCCCTGCTCCCTGAGAAAGGCTTGGTTGGAGCCGGAGACCTCGTCATCGGAGCTGACAGCCACACTTGTACCTATGGAGCCCTTGGAGCTTTCTCCACCGGTGTCGGCTCGACGGATATGGCATGCGGCATGGCGACCGGCCAGGCTTGGTTCAAGGTTCCCTCCGCCCTGAAGTTCAATCTGAGCGGCAAGTTCTCCCCTTACGTATCGGGTAAGGACTTGATCCTGCACATCATCGGCATGATTGGTGTGGACGGGGCTCTGTATCAGAGCATGGAGTTTACAGGCGAAGGTGTTGCCAACTTGACCATCGACGACCGCTTCACTGTTGCCAACATGGCCATCGAAGCCGGTGCAAAGAATGGGATTTTCCCGGTGGACGAGGTCACCCTTGCTTATTTGAAGGAGCACTGCCCCAAAGATCCGGTGATCTACGAAGCCGATGCCGACGCACCCTATGAGGCGGTCTATGACATCGACCTTTCCACCATCAAGAGTACGGTCAGCTTTCCCCACCTTCCTTCGAACACCAGAACCATCGACGAGGTGGGCGAGGTGAGGATCGACCAGGTGGTCATCGGCTCATGCACCAACGGGCATATCAGCGACCTCAGGCAGGCCGCCGAGATTCTGAAAGGAAAGAAGATTGCCAAGCATGTGCGCGCCCTCATTTTCCCCGCCACCCAGAAAATCTGGAAGCAGGCTATGCATGAAGGGCTCTTCGACATTTTCGTGGACAGCGGCTGTGCCGTTTCCACTCCCACCTGCGGACCCTGCCTTGGTGGACATATGGGCATTCTGGCAGCGGGTGAGCGGGCGGTGAGCACCACCAACCGCAACTTCGTGGGAAGAATGGGACACGTGAAGAGTGAAGTCTATCTGGCAAGCCCTGCGGTGGCCGCCGCCAGCGCGATCGCCGGGTACATCGCCGACCCGAACAAGGTTATGGAGGCATAA